Genomic DNA from Pseudofrancisella aestuarii:
TAGTGGTGCTGAAGTAATACAACTATATATACACCAAAAAGTTCGTTCGATAACACCACCTGTGAAAGAACTAAAAGGATTTAAGAAAATATTTTTGAAAAAGGGTGAAACTAAAACAGTAAAATTTGTAATTTCTCCAGAAGATCTAAAATTTTATAATAATGATTTAGAATTTGTGTATGAACCAGGAGAATTTGAATTATTTGTTTCTGATAGTTCTAATCATAAATTTACAAATACATTTTTTCTAACGAAAGAAGAAGATAACTAGATCTTTATTATTATCTATATTCATATAAACTTATCTCTATTATTTTTATTTAAAAATAAATACTTTATATGAAAGATTCAAAATATTTTTTATACTCAACTACTGCTACATCTGAACATATAGATCCAAACAAACATATAAATAACATTATATACTTACAATGGATGCAAGATGCAGCTGTGGAGCATGTAAAACATAATGGAACTTTTGATCTAATACAATCATTAGGCTTAACATGGTTTGCAAAAACACATCATATAGAATATATGTCACAAGGCTTTTTGGATGATGAAATTATAGTAGTGACATGGGTAGAGAATTTAACAAAAATTTCGACTTTAAGAAAATATTCTATATATAGAAAAAGCGACAAAAAACTTCTCTGTAAAGGAGAGACTCTTTGGATAATGATAAATATAGAGAAAAGTAGACCAACTAAAATTCCTCAAAATATTATAGATGTATTTCATAATATAGATGATGCTAATATAGATGATCTTAATAGCCTAATATAAAAAGAGCTATGTCTTATTTATAGAGGAGTATCGCCAACCCATTCAAGACTTAACTCTTCAATTTCTGGAACATATTTATAAAGCATAATACCATCACCATTTGCTTGCGCCATTACTAAGCGATGAGTTTCTACCGATGTATCAAAAAGAATATTATATCCTCCAGTTATAGGATAAGCTTCATTATCATTTTGATAATTTCCAAACATAGTGTCTAGAGGTGCTTTAACTAAAGGTAAGTATTTGTCTGAATAGAAAACTAATTTTTTCTGTCCCCAATTAAATCTATTCGGAGAAAATATAGTTGCTAAAAGGTAAGGCTGATTAACTCCTTTAAGAGTAGCTATAATTTTATCATTATCAATAAATTTAAAGTTTGTTAGTCCTTTAAAGAAAGAAGTTTTCTTACTACCGTCTAGCATATATGAAACATTCTCAACACTTTTTGGATAATAAAATCCTTTATCTGAAACTTCTCCTGTTACTAGATTATATTTTATTCCTGAGTATTGTTGATCAACCGCATATACGTGTTTACCAGTTGGATCGACATCTTTCATTGTTTGACCAATATTTTCAACTATTGTAACTTGATGTTTTGCGCTATCTTCTTTTAAGATTTCATTTATATCAAATATCCAAAGTTCACCACCACTTGTCGTTACTATTACTTTATCCTGAGCAGGTGTAAATATCGGAACATAAGGACTATAAATGGTTTGATCTTTACCACCATAAGTATATTTTATTGGATCTTTTTCTTTTACTTGTTGAATAACGATATTTCCCTGATCATTTGAGCCAACGTATATTGATAAATCCGTACTTATATTATTTGGTCCCTGTGTCTTAAAACCAGTATTAAATTTTTTAATAAGCTTTTGAGTTTTGGCATCAACAATATAAACAATACCATCTATATCTTGATAAATAAAATCATCACTTTTATCTATAAAGTTAGCACTATAAGGATTAGCTCTCCTAGTATTTACTTTTTTAGCAGTTTTACTCTCCAAATCATACAAGTAAACATTTTTATCATCATTTGAACTAACAGCATATTTACCATCATTTGATATAGCCAAAGAAATCGGTTTGGCATTAGATATATTGAAAACAATAAACCCTAAGAGCAAAAAAAATATTTTTTTTATATTTGACACGTTATTTTATTTATTTCACTAATCTTTTTAAAATTATAAAGTATTAAAAAGTCAAAATTAATTTAAATTTTAAAAGTAAACAATAAATATGTAAAATTTAATTTAAATTATAAATTTATAAAATTTAATTTAGTGAAAAAAATCATACCGTCTTACTTTTATACTCTATTAACAATCTTCTTTATCTTTAGTATTCCTCAAGTCTCTAATGCACTTGAAAACATCAACAAAGGCTATGTTACTGATGATGCAAATCTTTTTTCAACTGGTCAATTTTCAATACTTAGCTCTTCATTAAAAAGTTATTATCAAAAAAAGAATATAAGTATAAAAATAGTTACAAAAAAAGACTTAAAGATAGCAAATAAATATGAGCTTGATGAATATTTAAATGATCTATACAAACAGAAGTTTTCTAATACTGAAAAAGGTATATTAATTCTTTTTGCAGGTTCTTTTTTTATAAAAGCTAATAATGATGTTCTTTCAAGGAGTGATATTGTTTGGACAACTATGGCTTTTTATACAGAGTATAACCAAAGTAAAAACCTTATTTATAAAAGTATGGTTGATGCTTTGAATAAATTAGGCAATATATTAACTAACTCATTAGTAGTTTCTAATAAAAGTAATCCAACTTCAGATTTTTATCCGTATGGAATAACTGAAAAAGATCTTCCTGATATGACTTTTGAGGTTATTTCAGATAATGCTTATATTTTTAATAGTCAACAACGAGATATTCTAAAGAGGATATTAAGTCATAATAGCTTTCAAAAAAATGAATCCTTTAAAATACTTACTATAGATACTTTGCCAGCTAATCTTTCTCTAGAAGAATATTCTAATATGGTTTTCAAAAAGAGCCGTATCAAGAAGAGAGACACAATTATGATAGTAATTGTTAAAGATTCGAATTTGGCTAGCATCACATTAAGCCCTCTCTTAGCAGGATGGTTGCCTCAATCTTTAACAAATAAAATTGTCTCTACAATTATTGAACCAAGTCTTAAGAGAAATGAAGGAGCTCAAGGAATTGTTGATGCCATAGATGAGATGGCTCTAAAACTAGATGGTTCAAAATTAATTTTTACAAATAGTAGTAGCTATAGTTCTTATGATCCATTTTCTAGAGATTATTTAGATATTAATGATATTTTTTATAAAATTCCAACTATAGAACATTTTGTCACAGATAATGGAGGTTTCTTTAATACTCTACAAATAGACTCTTTAGCAAAAGCTTTAGAAGATTATGAAAAGAAAACTACTAACCAAATAGTTATTTATACTATAAAAAAACTACCTTCTAATATCTCTCTCGAAGTTTATGCAAATAAACTATTTAATAAAAATAAAATAGGGGTTGAAGGCCATGATAATGGAGTTTTACTACTATTAGTAAAAGATAATAGAAAAGTAAGATTAGAGATAGGTACAAAATTAGAGCCATATCTAACTGATGCACTATCTAGTCGCATTATTTATGATGTTATAACTCCGAATTTTAGAGATGGATATTATTATGAAGGAACTTTAG
This window encodes:
- a CDS encoding acyl-CoA thioesterase yields the protein MKDSKYFLYSTTATSEHIDPNKHINNIIYLQWMQDAAVEHVKHNGTFDLIQSLGLTWFAKTHHIEYMSQGFLDDEIIVVTWVENLTKISTLRKYSIYRKSDKKLLCKGETLWIMINIEKSRPTKIPQNIIDVFHNIDDANIDDLNSLI
- a CDS encoding TPM domain-containing protein, with the translated sequence MKKIIPSYFYTLLTIFFIFSIPQVSNALENINKGYVTDDANLFSTGQFSILSSSLKSYYQKKNISIKIVTKKDLKIANKYELDEYLNDLYKQKFSNTEKGILILFAGSFFIKANNDVLSRSDIVWTTMAFYTEYNQSKNLIYKSMVDALNKLGNILTNSLVVSNKSNPTSDFYPYGITEKDLPDMTFEVISDNAYIFNSQQRDILKRILSHNSFQKNESFKILTIDTLPANLSLEEYSNMVFKKSRIKKRDTIMIVIVKDSNLASITLSPLLAGWLPQSLTNKIVSTIIEPSLKRNEGAQGIVDAIDEMALKLDGSKLIFTNSSSYSSYDPFSRDYLDINDIFYKIPTIEHFVTDNGGFFNTLQIDSLAKALEDYEKKTTNQIVIYTIKKLPSNISLEVYANKLFNKNKIGVEGHDNGVLLLLVKDNRKVRLEIGTKLEPYLTDALSSRIIYDVITPNFRDGYYYEGTLEAIGKIKSILDGNNVSFAPKLFQYRAGYYVLLILLFLILLSISFYFYQKFLSKVAGIYGKYTGSEYEGKLQYLLSLAAVAACILIINLAIFKVFNNNIINTIFDVIFSVAAGFIFLLLMAKAKKDVYDMNSLMSPIEFGNAFGRLKIVSNLIVKNIYRLKNKKHFSELWYQYASTLNAALEQFKDITLTYDEAAEMINKNYAKYDKTKLNTFNFLIEFTQADDQISFRFIVIDIFANNNYPLVSEYNVNIAKEDIKNSQNWKIEKISTITSNDKFRKIITINSTDTALLARLDFGKNGQSSSSYRSGGGGGSSYSGGSSSSSGGSFRGGGGSSRGGGASGSW